A region from the Dendropsophus ebraccatus isolate aDenEbr1 chromosome 1, aDenEbr1.pat, whole genome shotgun sequence genome encodes:
- the GDI2 gene encoding rab GDP dissociation inhibitor beta → MNEEYDVIVLGTGLTECILSGIMSVNEKKVLHMDRNSYYGGESASITPLEDLYKRFNLPGSPPESMGRGRDWNVDLIPKFLMANGQLVKMLLFTEVTRYLDFKVIEGSFVYKGGKIYKVPSTEAEALASSLMGLFEKRRFKKFLSFVTNFDENDPKTLEGVDPKKTTMQEVYKKFDLGQDVVDFTGHALALYRTDEYLLQPCLETINRIKLYSESLARYGKSPYLYPLYGLGELPQGFARLSAIYGGTYMLNKPIEELVIENGKIVGVKSEGEVARCKQLICDPSYVPDRVTKVGQVIRVICILSHPIKNTNDANSCQIIIPQNQVNRKSDIYVCMISYAHNVAAQGKYIAIVSTTVETNDPEREIRPALELLEPIEQKFVSISDMYAPTDLGTESQIFISRTYDPTTHFETTCNDIKDIYKRMTGSEFNFDEMKRKKEDIFGDDK, encoded by the exons GAATGTATTCTGTCAGGAATAATGTCAGTCAATGAAAAGAAGGTGTTGCACATGGATCGCAACTCTTACTATGGAGGAGAGAGTGCTTCCATTACACCCTTGGAAGAT TTATACAAAAGGTTTAACCTCCCTGGAAGCCCTCCAGAATCCATGGGACGTGGACGAGACTGGAATGTTGATCTAATCCCCAAGTTTCTTATGGCTAATG GCCAGTTGGTGAAAATGCTGCTTTTTACTGAAGTTACCCGTTATCTGGACTTCAAAGTCATAGAAGGAAGTTTTGTGTACAAAGGAGGGAAAATCTACAAGGTTCCCTCCACTGAAGCAGAGGCTCTTGCATCCA GCCTGATGGGTCTGTTTGAGAAGCGGCGGTTTAAGAAGTTCCTAAGCTTTGTTACAAATTTTGATGAAAATGATCCAAAGACACTGGAAGGGGTTGACCCAAAGAAGACGACTATGCAAGAGGTTTACAAGAAGTTTGATTTGGGTCAGGATGTCGTTGACTTCACAGGCCACGCTTTAGCTCTGTACAGGACTGATGA GTATTTGCTGCAGCCATGTCTTGAGACTATAAACAGGATTAAGCTGTACAGTGAATCTTTAGCACGTTACGGCAAAAGCCCTTACCTTTATCCACTCTATGGCCTTGGAGAACTGCCACAGGGGTTTGCAAG ATTAAGTGCCATTTATGGAGGAACCTATATGTTAAATAAGCCAATTGAGGAATTGGTGATTGAGAATGGGAAAATTGTTGGTGTAAAATCTGAAGGAGAA GTTGCTCGATGCAAGCAGTTGATTTGTGACCCCAGTTATGTTCCAGATCGTGTCACCAAAGTGGGGCAGGTTATTCGTGTAATCTGTATCCTGAGTCACCCAATAAAGAACACAAATGATGCCAATTCCTGTCAGATCATCATTCCTCAAAACCAGGTCAACAGGAAATCTG ATATCTATGTGTGCATGATTTCCTATGCCCACAATGTGGCTGCTCAAGGAAAATACATTGCAATAGTCAGCACTACTGTAGAAACCAATGATCCAGAGAGGGAGATAAGACCTGCCCTTGAACTCCTGGAGCCCATTGAGCAGAA GTTTGTTAGCATTAGTGACATGTATGCTCCGACTGACTTGGGAACAGAAAGTCAG ATCTTTATTTCACGCACATATGATCCAACAACTCATTTTGAAACCACCTGCAATGACATCAAGGACATCTACAAGAGAATGACTGGATCAGAATTTAATTTCGATGAGATGAAGCGCAAGAAGGAAGATATCTTTGGAGATGACAAATAG